The Dasypus novemcinctus isolate mDasNov1 chromosome 22, mDasNov1.1.hap2, whole genome shotgun sequence genomic sequence TCCTCATGGAAACTACCTACATCTCCTCAGTCCTAGCGGGGCTGCTGGCAGTCTTTAGACAAACACCTCCTCGTGAAGGTTCTCCTTAGAGCCAGCATCACTGCCTTATTCCTGAGGGTGTATATCAGGGGGTTTAGCACTGGGGTGACTGCACTGTAGATGATGGCCACCACACGGTCCTGAGTCATGGAGGAGGCTGAGGCAGGACGTATGTAGGTGTATCCCACAGGCCCATAGAAGAGGCCCACCACCACGAAGTGGGAGGCACACGTGGACAGAGCCTTATGGAGTGCACTGCAGGACCGGTTTTTAAGCAGAAGGAAGCCAATAATATAAACATAGGAGAGGAGTGTCAGAAGGAAAGCTCCCATGGCTATGCTGCCCGTGACAATGGAAACAAGCCATTGATTGAGCAGTGTGTCCCCACAGGCCAGTTCCAAGAGGGGCTTGACATCGCAGAAGAAGTGATTGAGTTTCTGAGAGCCACAAAAGTTCAGGTGGGCAGTCATGACTGAATGCATCAGAGCATAAAAGAAGCTGGTGAGCCAGGCCACAGCTGCCAGCAGAGCACACACCTGGGGGTTCATGATAACACTGTAGCGGAGTGGGTAGCAGATGGCCACAAAACGGTCAAAGCCCATGATGGCCAGCAAGATGGACTCTGTGCTTCCCAGGAAGTGGAAGAAGTGCAGCTGAGTGATGCAGCCAAGGAAAGATATGGCCTTGCGTGTGGAAAGGAGGTTTAAGAGCACCTTGGGCAGGGTCACTGAAGAATAGCAGATATCCAGGCAAGAAAGATTTCCCAGAAAAAAGTACATAGGGTAGTGGAGCTTTGGCTCCAAGATAACAATCACTAATATAGCTCCATTTCCAACCAAGTTTACCAGGTAAATGATGGAGAAAATCACAAAGAAGAGAGGCTTCAATTCCTTAACACTGGTCAGGCCAAGTAAAACAAACTCATTCATTGCAGTGACGTTCTCCATTGCTTTTGGGGATCAAATAAAGCTGTAATGATGCAttaagttttctgaatttttaattttacactGTGGGGATTAAGTGAAGGCAACTCACTATTTGAAGGAACCCAGTGGTGAGCTACAATGTGAAGAAGGATTAATAATGGTAGAGATAAATTTGCTTACAACAAAACTAAGGAAGACTGACAACCTGGTAAATTTTGAACAAGTAAAATGATAGCAACTAATAGCATCATCGAATTGTAAATATATCAGAGATGCATAAAGGGCACTTTTTGAAAAAAGGAGATGTAGAAAATGAGTATAACCTTATATGTGGCATTAGAATTAGGGGTAAGACAAACTTAAAACATGCCAATGGGATAGTTGTTCATCTTGTGATGCTAGTCTGGCATGAACATGGATTTCTCCACTTGGCCACATCTTCTAGGTATACAAAGTAGCAGGCAATTCACAAATATCCCCTACAACCTAAAAAACTAAAAGACATGAATTGGAACAAACTTCATACACTGTTTAAGTAGGAGAAAAAGCACCCAAAATTGATATGGAGTCCCTAGATTGCCGCATTGTGGTGGGGCAGTGGTCGTAGTTGCATACAATTCAAAATGGAGAAGGTTTCCAAGGGTAGAAGAACTTTGAAAACACCAAAAATCTTTcagcccaggaaggagagtgCCTCATAGTGAACAAAAGTTCTCTagggaggagaaaaaaaggacaaagcaCTGCACAGGGACTCAGAAAGACAGAGCAAAAAACTATGGCAAATGTAAGAGAACAAAGAAAGCACtggtatttataaaaatattaatcatCACAACATCAAGGGAAGAAGGAGCCCTTGATGTGAGGAATTGGTTAAGCTACACTGACACTTCcccccacatgcacacacacattcatattCCTCTGCTAATAATTCTTCTAGACT encodes the following:
- the LOC101434695 gene encoding olfactory receptor 12D3-like, whose amino-acid sequence is MENVTAMNEFVLLGLTSVKELKPLFFVIFSIIYLVNLVGNGAILVIVILEPKLHYPMYFFLGNLSCLDICYSSVTLPKVLLNLLSTRKAISFLGCITQLHFFHFLGSTESILLAIMGFDRFVAICYPLRYSVIMNPQVCALLAAVAWLTSFFYALMHSVMTAHLNFCGSQKLNHFFCDVKPLLELACGDTLLNQWLVSIVTGSIAMGAFLLTLLSYVYIIGFLLLKNRSCSALHKALSTCASHFVVVGLFYGPVGYTYIRPASASSMTQDRVVAIIYSAVTPVLNPLIYTLRNKAVMLALRRTFTRRCLSKDCQQPR